The following nucleotide sequence is from Gammaproteobacteria bacterium.
GTTGACGCAGTGGACACGAATGTCCGCAGTGTCTCGGCGGAACGTGATGGCGATGACCCCAAAGCTTCTTGGACGGCAACGGCTAGCCCGGGGTTGACTCAGCGAATCGTCCTGCTGGTCGAAGTCGCCACCACAGGCGAAAGAGAATGGCTCATCGTTCCGGCCGATCCCGCTGGGGACGCCTCCCATGGCGTCATCACGAGGGAGGATGACAGAACGAGCGACTGGGGCGATTGGACCTGGGAGTTGGACATCTCCGCAACTCTTGGCTCCCCGTGGACGCATGTCGACATCTCCACTAGCACCTTCGTCGTCACCGAAGCCATGCTGAAGAAACCGCTCATGCTTCGCGTCGAATCTCAGGCGGACGGCGGCGATTGGGTGATACAGGAGTCCGCCGCGAAGTCCATTCCGTAACCATGATGACATGACTTCAACCCCATCGGCCTGACTGATGGCAGCAGCAACCCCCCGTCCGGTTCGCCGGGCGGGGGGTCGCTCCGTATTCGGCAATGACGACAACAACCCGGTCCCGGTCGGTCCGCCGAACGATACCCGAGCCCGTCGTGGAGCCGGGGCCGAATCATCCTGCGGGCATGGAACGAGAGGGCGACGGCGCCCCGAACGAGCGCACGCGGATTCGCCTCCCGTTGTTGGCGATCTGCGCGGTCGCTGCGTGGCTGTCGGGGTGCGGCGACGACGCAACGCGCCCTCCGCCTGGGACGCCCCGGGTGGCCAGCGTGACGGTCACGCCCGCGGCCGCGTCGCTCACGGCGCCGGACGCGACCGTGCAACTGAATGCGCGGGTGCTCGACGACAACGGGCGGGCGATGTCCGGGGTGGTGGTAATCTGGACGAGCGTGCGCCCCGAGGTTGCGACGGTGGGAGGGTCGGGGCTGGTGGCGGCGGCGGGCAACGGGACGACCACGGTCGCGGCGACGGTCGGCGCGGTGGCGGGCACGGCGACGGTGACGGTGGCGGTGGAGAGTGGGGACCGGGCGGCGCTGGCCGCGCTCCACGCGGCGACGGACGGACCGAACTGGGCCGACGACGAGAACTGGCTGGGCGACAGGCCGCTGCGGGAGTGGCGCGGCGTGGAGACGGACGCGTTCGGCCGGGTCGTCCGCCTGGACCTCGGCGGCCGCCAGGACGGGGAGACCGGGGAGTGGGTGTCGCACGGTCTGCGGGGCCCGATCCCGCCGGAACTGGGGAGTCTCGCCGGCCTGACGTCACTGAACCTCCGCGCCAACGCGCTGGCCGGTCCGATCCCGCCGGAACTGGGGAATCTCGCCGGTCTGGAGGAGCTGTGGCTCGACGGCAACGCGCTCGCGGGTCCGATTCCGACGGAGCTGGGGAACCTCTCGGACCTCACGTTGCTGAGCCTGAGCGGCAACGCGCTGGCGGGTCCGGTCCCGGCGGAGCTGGGCGCCCTCGCCGGCTTGGAGGGGTTGTGGCTCGACGGCAACGCGCTGGCGGGTCCGATTCCGCCAGAACTGGGGCGTCTCGCGCACCTCAGGGGACTGTCCCTGAGCGGCAACGCGCTGGCGGGTCCGGTCCCGGCGGAGCTGGGCCGTCTCATCCGCGTGGAGTTCCTCCACCTCGACGCCAACGCGCTGGCGGGCGCGCTCCCGCGGAGTCTCCTGCGGATCGGCGGGCTGGTGCGGTTCCGTTTCGAGCGGAACGCGGGTCTCTGCGCGCCGGGCACGCCAGAGTTCATGGCCTGGCTGGACGGGATCGGGCAGACCGGGGGAGGCCCGTTCTGCAACGAGACGGACCGGGCCGCGCTGGGCGCGCTGCACGCGGCGGCGGGCGGCGAGAGCTGGACCGACTCGGAGGGCTGGCTGGTCGGCACGGCGCTCGCGGGCTGGCACGGGGTCGAGACCGACTCTCTGGGCCGCGTCGCGACCCTCGACCTGGCCGGCAACGGGCTCGCCGGACGGCTCCCGGCGGGTCTGGGCGACCTGGCGGCGATGACGTCACTGCGCGTCGGCGACAACGCGCTGTCCGGGCGGCTGTCGCGCACCCTGCTCGACCTGGCGCTGGACGAGCTGGACTACGCCGGCACGGAGCTGTGCGCGCCGGCGGACGAGGCGTTCCGGACGTGGCTGGACGCCATCACCGTGCTGCGGGGCACCGGGGTGGAGTGCGCGCCCGCCACGGACCGGGAGATCCTGGAGATGCTCCACGACGCGACGCGCGGGCGCCACTGGATCGACTCGAGGAACTGGCTCACCGACGCGCCGCTCGGAGAGTGGCGCGGGGTCGAGGTGGACGAGCGCGGACGGGTAGTCGAACTGCGGCTTTGGGACAACGGCCTGACAGGCCGGCTGCTGCCCGAGCTCGGCGATCTGGCACACTTGGAGTACCTGCGCTTGAGCGACAACGTGCTCACGGGCGCGATTCCGCCCGAACTCGGCACACATCTTCCAGCGTAATCCATAAAGGTATACCAAGTAGTCCATAACACGTTATTGGACAACGTGTTCTGTAGTATCCCCGGCGCTCTACCGTCCCTTGTGGTCCATCGCCATCCGGTGTATTCTTCTCGGTGTAGTGCTGCAATGAGTGATACACCACAAGGAAGGAAGCACCATGACGAAGCGACCGAGAACGCTGAGCGCCGCGTTCGTACGAACGGTCAACCGGCCCGGTGTCTACGGCGACGGGCGGGGCGGGCGCGGGCTGAGCCTTCGGGTTCACCGGACACTGGATGGCCGGATCACCAAGACATGGCGGCAGCGCGTCAGGATCGAGGGGCGGCTCACCTCGATCGGACTCGGGCCGTATCCCGAGGTGACGCTCGCCGAGGCCCGGCAGAAGGCATTGGACAACAGCCGGGGCGTCCTCCTGGGCCAGGACCCGCGCGGCCGCGGCGTCCCGACGTTCGCCGAGGCCGCCGAGCGGACGATCAAGCTTCACCGCGAGGCGTGGAAGGCGGGGAGCCCGCTTCCCGAGCAGTGGGAGTCCACCTTCCGC
It contains:
- a CDS encoding Ig-like domain-containing protein, which encodes MTVTPAAASLTAPDATVQLNARVLDDNGRAMSGVVVIWTSVRPEVATVGGSGLVAAAGNGTTTVAATVGAVAGTATVTVAVESGDRAALAALHAATDGPNWADDENWLGDRPLREWRGVETDAFGRVVRLDLGGRQDGETGEWVSHGLRGPIPPELGSLAGLTSLNLRANALAGPIPPELGNLAGLEELWLDGNALAGPIPTELGNLSDLTLLSLSGNALAGPVPAELGALAGLEGLWLDGNALAGPIPPELGRLAHLRGLSLSGNALAGPVPAELGRLIRVEFLHLDANALAGALPRSLLRIGGLVRFRFERNAGLCAPGTPEFMAWLDGIGQTGGGPFCNETDRAALGALHAAAGGESWTDSEGWLVGTALAGWHGVETDSLGRVATLDLAGNGLAGRLPAGLGDLAAMTSLRVGDNALSGRLSRTLLDLALDELDYAGTELCAPADEAFRTWLDAITVLRGTGVECAPATDREILEMLHDATRGRHWIDSRNWLTDAPLGEWRGVEVDERGRVVELRLWDNGLTGRLLPELGDLAHLEYLRLSDNVLTGAIPPELGTHLPA